In the Desulfatiglans anilini DSM 4660 genome, one interval contains:
- a CDS encoding inositol monophosphatase family protein, translating into MTAKAQGPSIVELADFAMDIARKAGNEALPFYGEGAPQIKFDESLVTKAELHLESLLRSTIIKQFPQHRIFKGGAPEEAYTHDEKRYVWVYDALDGISNFQAGIPIWAVSIALLENFWPVLGVCFLPATGDLFHAVAGQEAYLGNRALSKTKPSELNDESVLFTYSRFHQHYVSSFPGKIRNLGCTVAHMCYVANGRADAALIAHETYANLAAARVIVEAAGKKIFHMDGSSFVFDGGPKEELIGSHLLVADPEIAAEVLQHLQNKAA; encoded by the coding sequence ATGACCGCAAAAGCCCAGGGACCCTCGATCGTTGAACTGGCCGACTTCGCCATGGACATCGCCCGCAAGGCGGGGAACGAAGCCTTGCCTTTTTACGGGGAAGGCGCCCCGCAGATCAAGTTCGATGAAAGCCTCGTCACCAAAGCCGAACTGCATCTCGAAAGCCTTCTTCGCTCCACCATTATCAAACAGTTTCCGCAACATCGCATCTTCAAGGGAGGCGCACCGGAAGAAGCCTATACCCACGATGAAAAACGATATGTCTGGGTCTACGACGCGCTTGACGGGATTTCCAATTTTCAGGCCGGCATCCCGATCTGGGCCGTATCCATCGCACTCTTGGAGAATTTCTGGCCCGTGCTCGGCGTTTGTTTCCTTCCTGCGACCGGGGACCTCTTCCATGCCGTCGCCGGGCAGGAGGCCTACCTGGGAAATCGGGCCCTCTCGAAAACGAAACCCTCTGAACTCAACGACGAGAGTGTCCTTTTCACCTATTCCCGCTTCCATCAGCACTATGTTTCGAGCTTTCCCGGAAAAATCCGCAATCTGGGCTGTACGGTCGCCCATATGTGTTATGTGGCCAACGGGCGGGCGGATGCGGCGCTGATCGCGCATGAAACCTATGCCAATCTGGCAGCTGCCCGGGTCATCGTCGAAGCCGCCGGGAAGAAGATCTTTCACATGGACGGCAGTTCCTTCGTCTTTGACGGGGGCCCGAAAGAAGAGTTGATCGGATCCCACCTCCTCGTAGCAGACCCGGAGATCGCCGCCGAGGTGCTTCAGCACCTGCAAAACAAGGCGGCATGA
- a CDS encoding electron transfer flavoprotein subunit alpha/FixB family protein, which produces MSDIYVVAEHRQGELRDITFEMLTKARALCEAGGHSLTAVLLADEAGALLPPLAERADKILFFQDARLKVFDPDLYRDVLAHAIGQGKPLLILMGHTPSGLEYVPALSIRTGLPIATDCVDIQLEGSKPKLTRQIYSGKLFARVVCRDADSYLITVRPSAFQPEESAPVQAEVVQQPLPGGVGEPRRTFIEYEDTSAGAVDIAQAPFLVSIGRGVGEEENISVIQELAEKLGATLSCSRPVVDKNWLPRYHQVGTSGKSVKPKVYLALGISGAFQHVAGIAGAGTVIAINKDKKAPIFRVADYGVVEDLFKIAEALKEKIKA; this is translated from the coding sequence ATGAGCGACATCTATGTGGTGGCGGAACACCGCCAGGGAGAATTGAGGGATATCACGTTCGAGATGCTCACCAAGGCCCGCGCATTGTGCGAGGCGGGCGGACACAGCCTGACCGCGGTGCTGCTGGCGGACGAGGCGGGCGCGCTGCTCCCGCCGCTTGCCGAACGCGCCGACAAGATCCTCTTTTTCCAGGATGCGCGCCTCAAGGTCTTCGACCCGGACCTTTACCGCGATGTCCTGGCACACGCCATCGGCCAAGGAAAACCACTGCTGATCCTCATGGGCCACACGCCGAGCGGGCTCGAGTATGTACCGGCCCTCTCGATCCGGACCGGACTGCCGATCGCAACCGACTGCGTGGACATCCAGCTCGAGGGGTCCAAGCCCAAACTCACCCGGCAGATTTACAGCGGAAAACTCTTTGCCAGGGTCGTCTGCCGCGATGCCGATAGCTATCTGATCACGGTGCGCCCGAGCGCCTTTCAACCCGAGGAGTCCGCACCGGTTCAGGCCGAGGTGGTTCAACAGCCGCTTCCGGGCGGGGTCGGCGAGCCGCGGAGGACCTTCATTGAATACGAGGACACCAGCGCCGGCGCGGTGGACATCGCCCAGGCACCGTTTCTGGTTTCGATCGGCCGCGGTGTCGGGGAGGAAGAGAACATCTCCGTCATCCAGGAACTTGCCGAGAAGCTTGGGGCGACCCTTTCCTGCTCCCGGCCGGTCGTCGACAAAAATTGGCTGCCGAGGTACCACCAGGTCGGAACCTCCGGCAAGTCCGTCAAGCCCAAGGTCTACCTGGCCCTGGGGATCAGCGGCGCCTTCCAGCACGTCGCCGGGATCGCCGGCGCCGGAACCGTCATCGCCATCAACAAGGACAAGAAGGCGCCCATTTTTCGGGTGGCCGACTATGGGGTCGTCGAGGATCTTTTCAAGATCGCCGAGGCTCTGAAGGAAAAAATTAAAGCGTGA
- a CDS encoding electron transfer flavoprotein subunit beta/FixA family protein — MDIVVCIKRVPLTQEVDLVIDAGKKDIRKDDLAYILNDWDNYAIEEAVQLKETFDGSVTVVTVGDEEDEEILRRALAMGADRAVRVDPGSRLLDGFVLSGILASVVKTIPHDLVLTGVQADDDNAGVVGVMLAERLGLSHAAVVTRIEKENGTARLHLELEGGMDAVCQIRFPALLTIQTGINEPRYVSIMGIRKAGKKELKVIELGELGLSDADLLPQTQVEELYLPPEAEGAEIIEGDPGAIAETLLRIIREKGVNV, encoded by the coding sequence ATGGATATCGTTGTCTGCATCAAAAGGGTCCCCCTCACCCAGGAGGTGGATCTGGTCATCGACGCTGGGAAAAAGGACATACGCAAGGACGACCTGGCATATATCCTGAATGACTGGGACAATTATGCCATCGAAGAGGCGGTGCAACTGAAGGAGACATTCGACGGGTCGGTTACGGTCGTGACGGTCGGGGACGAAGAGGACGAGGAGATCCTCCGGCGCGCGCTCGCGATGGGCGCCGACCGCGCTGTTCGGGTCGATCCGGGCAGCCGGTTGCTGGACGGCTTCGTGCTGTCCGGCATCCTGGCCTCCGTGGTGAAAACCATTCCCCATGACCTCGTGCTGACCGGGGTACAGGCCGATGACGACAACGCCGGGGTGGTGGGCGTGATGCTGGCTGAAAGGCTGGGGCTCTCCCATGCCGCCGTGGTGACCCGCATCGAGAAGGAAAACGGGACCGCGCGTCTGCACCTCGAACTCGAAGGCGGCATGGACGCAGTCTGTCAGATCCGGTTCCCGGCCCTTCTTACGATCCAGACGGGCATCAACGAACCCCGCTACGTCTCGATCATGGGCATTCGCAAGGCCGGTAAGAAAGAGCTGAAGGTCATCGAACTGGGTGAACTCGGGCTTTCCGACGCGGATCTCCTGCCGCAAACCCAGGTCGAAGAGCTTTATCTGCCGCCCGAAGCCGAAGGGGCCGAAATCATCGAGGGCGATCCCGGAGCCATCGCGGAGACGCTGCTGCGCATCATCAGGGAAAAGGGGGTGAACGTTTAA
- a CDS encoding acyl-CoA dehydrogenase family protein, with protein sequence MDFQLNKEQKDIQKAAREFAEGEFRDIARECDLNESVPRSLLKKGADLGFVGVFIPEEYGGAGLGFLEHAIILEEFWRVDPGIGQMFCSLTFGSEELILFGTEEQKKTYLPQLVQNEAIMGFAITEPGAGSDAAAGTTQAVLDGDEWVINGNKVMIGGGTVGDFLVVFCLTDPEAPSKSKRHSIILVETNRKGYDAQKITGKMGLRASDTANIFFSDVRVPKTNLIGTRGAGFFQLMNFFDRSRSYVSAHGVGLSQGALDMAIKHVKTREQFGQKLAAFQVTQFKIAEMATKVELARTLAHRAASLLDSGIIDTKLIAMAKWNAGRTAVEVVDEALQLHGGYGYMDDHDVERFYRAAKVLEIYEGTKEVEKIIIGRRLLGRY encoded by the coding sequence ATGGATTTTCAACTGAACAAAGAACAGAAAGACATCCAGAAGGCGGCGCGCGAGTTCGCGGAAGGTGAATTCAGAGACATCGCCCGGGAGTGTGATCTCAACGAAAGCGTACCGCGATCCCTGCTCAAGAAAGGGGCCGACCTCGGGTTCGTCGGGGTCTTCATCCCCGAAGAGTACGGCGGCGCCGGGCTCGGGTTCCTCGAACACGCTATTATCCTCGAGGAATTCTGGCGCGTGGACCCCGGGATCGGCCAGATGTTCTGCAGCCTGACCTTCGGCTCCGAAGAGCTGATCCTCTTCGGCACAGAGGAGCAGAAGAAGACCTACCTCCCGCAGCTGGTCCAGAACGAGGCCATCATGGGGTTCGCCATCACGGAACCCGGGGCGGGCAGCGATGCTGCCGCCGGCACGACCCAGGCCGTGCTGGACGGCGACGAATGGGTCATCAACGGCAACAAGGTCATGATCGGCGGCGGTACAGTCGGGGATTTCCTGGTGGTCTTTTGCCTCACGGACCCGGAGGCACCCTCCAAGTCCAAGCGGCACAGCATCATCCTTGTCGAGACCAACCGCAAGGGCTATGACGCGCAGAAGATCACCGGCAAGATGGGCCTGCGGGCATCGGACACGGCCAACATCTTCTTTTCGGATGTGCGCGTCCCGAAAACAAACCTGATCGGCACCCGGGGCGCCGGGTTCTTTCAGCTCATGAATTTTTTCGACCGCTCGCGCAGCTACGTCTCCGCCCACGGGGTAGGCCTCTCCCAGGGCGCCTTAGACATGGCCATCAAACATGTCAAAACGCGTGAGCAGTTCGGTCAGAAGCTGGCGGCCTTTCAGGTGACGCAGTTCAAGATCGCAGAAATGGCCACCAAGGTGGAGCTTGCACGCACCCTGGCGCATCGCGCGGCATCGCTCCTCGACAGCGGCATCATCGATACCAAGCTGATCGCCATGGCCAAGTGGAATGCCGGGCGGACCGCGGTCGAGGTCGTGGACGAGGCCCTGCAGCTTCACGGCGGCTACGGTTACATGGATGACCACGACGTCGAGCGCTTTTACCGTGCGGCCAAAGTGCTTGAAATCTACGAAGGAACCAAAGAGGTGGAAAAGATCATCATCGGCCGCCGCCTGTTGGGCCGCTATTAG
- a CDS encoding N-acyl homoserine lactonase family protein: MTHFRIHPIVMGTKIFDKSMMTYQYGAGERYTIPIYCWYLEGGEQKILVDTGEMNPIQSADREAAIGGKIYTFEEGLGRWGLKPEEIDIVIHTHLHNDHCENDYKCVNARFFVHAKELETIHNPHPLDFRYLEDYIAEIEENDQIEPVSQDREIVPGIEVIHTPAHTAGGLTVMVTTAAGQAAITGFCVIMENFEPPKEIRAMEMDVIPPGTLMNAYAAYDWMVRVKERADILIPLHEPCFAGVDSIP; this comes from the coding sequence ATGACGCATTTTCGGATTCACCCGATCGTCATGGGGACCAAGATCTTCGACAAGAGCATGATGACCTACCAGTACGGAGCAGGGGAACGGTACACCATCCCCATCTACTGCTGGTATCTGGAAGGGGGAGAGCAGAAGATCCTCGTGGACACCGGCGAGATGAATCCTATTCAATCAGCTGACCGCGAGGCGGCGATCGGCGGAAAGATCTATACCTTCGAAGAGGGGCTGGGTCGCTGGGGTCTCAAGCCTGAAGAGATCGATATCGTCATCCACACGCATCTTCACAATGACCATTGCGAAAATGACTACAAGTGCGTCAACGCGCGCTTTTTCGTCCATGCGAAGGAATTGGAGACCATTCACAACCCTCATCCGCTGGACTTTCGCTATCTCGAGGACTATATCGCCGAGATCGAAGAGAACGATCAGATCGAACCTGTCTCCCAAGACCGCGAGATCGTCCCGGGGATCGAGGTGATCCATACACCGGCGCATACGGCCGGCGGCCTGACCGTTATGGTCACGACTGCCGCGGGTCAGGCCGCCATCACGGGGTTTTGCGTCATTATGGAAAATTTCGAACCGCCGAAGGAGATCCGCGCGATGGAGATGGACGTCATTCCCCCGGGGACGCTTATGAACGCCTACGCGGCCTATGACTGGATGGTGCGAGTGAAAGAAAGGGCGGATATCCTGATTCCGCTCCATGAACCGTGCTTCGCTGGAGTGGATAGCATCCCTTAG
- a CDS encoding amidohydrolase family protein, which yields MLLDAHTHAYEERDIRLIRERTALLDQELPDSDPNKWRLCQEGSLASLLQEEEAAGIDGFVLLPVSANPARISELNRWTANQAEKEKRIIPFGTLLAQSRQIEDDLQEILDLGLKGVKIHPFLQKLDILSSEAAALWSLLERSGLPIMLDTMHLAGLLQQKPHLQAFVDAAHPYDCGPSQIAALIQRYPGLTLIAAHLGSLYGWEHLDPLFSLEQVYFDLSFIAPLLPEGQVMSVIRRKGADRILFGTDAPWRRPADIRAWFDALPLTHEERDLIGSENLVRLIGP from the coding sequence ATGCTCCTCGACGCCCACACACACGCCTACGAGGAACGCGACATCCGTCTGATTCGTGAGAGGACAGCCCTTCTGGATCAGGAGCTCCCCGATTCCGATCCAAACAAGTGGCGGCTCTGTCAAGAAGGATCCCTCGCTTCCCTGCTGCAGGAGGAAGAGGCGGCGGGGATCGACGGTTTCGTCCTTTTGCCGGTATCGGCCAATCCTGCAAGGATCTCGGAACTCAACCGCTGGACCGCCAATCAGGCCGAAAAGGAGAAACGCATCATCCCGTTCGGCACCCTCCTGGCACAATCCCGGCAGATTGAAGACGATCTCCAGGAGATCCTCGACCTGGGCCTCAAAGGTGTCAAGATCCACCCCTTTCTCCAAAAGCTCGACATCCTCTCGTCCGAAGCCGCCGCCCTCTGGTCGCTGCTCGAGAGAAGCGGCCTTCCAATCATGCTCGATACCATGCACCTGGCCGGGCTGCTGCAGCAAAAACCCCATCTGCAAGCGTTTGTCGATGCCGCTCATCCTTATGATTGCGGCCCATCTCAGATTGCGGCTCTGATCCAAAGATATCCCGGTCTGACCCTGATCGCCGCCCATCTGGGTTCACTCTACGGGTGGGAGCACCTTGACCCCCTTTTTTCTTTGGAGCAGGTCTATTTCGATCTTTCGTTCATCGCACCTTTGTTGCCGGAGGGTCAGGTGATGTCTGTCATCCGCAGGAAAGGGGCCGATCGAATCCTTTTCGGAACCGATGCACCCTGGCGCAGGCCGGCCGATATCCGGGCATGGTTCGATGCTCTTCCCCTGACCCATGAAGAAAGGGACCTGATCGGTTCCGAAAATCTGGTGCGGCTGATCGGTCCTTGA
- a CDS encoding FeoA family protein, with product MKKIVRMREMADNQKGLIQKVTARGEMGRRIREMGLVPGNEIQIQGRAPLKDPVAVRIKDYVLTLRNNESDRILVEVEVPDP from the coding sequence ATGAAAAAGATTGTCCGCATGCGTGAAATGGCCGACAACCAGAAAGGCCTGATCCAGAAGGTTACCGCCAGGGGCGAAATGGGCAGGAGGATCCGCGAAATGGGCCTCGTGCCCGGCAACGAGATCCAAATCCAGGGCCGTGCGCCCCTCAAGGATCCTGTGGCCGTGAGAATCAAAGACTATGTGCTTACCCTGCGTAACAACGAATCGGACCGCATCCTGGTGGAGGTTGAGGTCCCTGACCCTTGA
- a CDS encoding DUF364 domain-containing protein, producing the protein MNILEDLLGSLDWDAPVRDIRQGVFHTGVLTRSCGLAATLPKDALKQKPPLVRNPGELLHCSAKELAHLAYSESILEAAIGMATINSLLEIDETDCIEQNAAELILQKGENRRVAIIGHFPFIPRLRERVRNLWVIEKNPQEGDLKEAAAEQVLPMADVVAITGTALTNHTLEGLLQLSTKAFTLLLGDTVPMSPILFEYGVDALCGSKVMDPALALTCLSQGANFRQIKGLKRLTKLRA; encoded by the coding sequence GTGAACATTCTGGAAGATTTGCTGGGCTCCCTCGACTGGGATGCGCCCGTAAGGGATATTCGGCAAGGCGTTTTCCACACCGGGGTTTTGACCCGGTCATGCGGTTTGGCCGCAACCCTTCCGAAAGACGCCCTCAAGCAGAAGCCGCCTTTGGTCCGGAATCCGGGTGAACTGCTGCACTGTTCGGCCAAAGAGTTGGCGCATCTGGCCTATTCGGAAAGCATCCTCGAGGCCGCCATCGGAATGGCAACCATCAATTCTCTGCTGGAAATCGACGAGACGGACTGCATCGAACAAAACGCGGCCGAGTTGATCCTCCAGAAAGGGGAAAACCGCCGAGTGGCCATCATCGGGCACTTTCCATTCATACCCCGTCTCCGTGAACGGGTTCGAAACCTCTGGGTCATCGAAAAAAACCCGCAGGAAGGCGACCTGAAAGAGGCCGCTGCAGAACAGGTCCTGCCCATGGCCGACGTGGTGGCGATCACAGGAACCGCGCTCACCAACCATACCCTGGAAGGCCTGCTGCAGTTGAGCACCAAGGCCTTCACCCTGCTGCTCGGCGACACCGTGCCGATGTCCCCGATCCTGTTCGAATACGGGGTTGACGCCCTGTGCGGCAGCAAGGTCATGGACCCGGCCCTCGCGCTGACCTGTCTCAGCCAGGGAGCCAATTTCCGGCAGATCAAAGGGTTGAAGCGTTTGACCAAGCTCAGGGCTTGA